The following are from one region of the Silene latifolia isolate original U9 population chromosome 9, ASM4854445v1, whole genome shotgun sequence genome:
- the LOC141601216 gene encoding uncharacterized protein LOC141601216, whose amino-acid sequence MPKLVGMEQAAFIPGRSLHENTMLTQSLIKGYTRKHLTPRCMLKVDISKAFDSLQWEFLKNMLLGLGFPMLFTRWILGCVTGAWYTLKLNGSNYGFFKGRSGVRQVRKATDTLQIFSYWSGLKASFEKTEAYFGGVSSQLKVLILQDTGLKEGQFPFRYLGLPLNPSRLTSPMYEALVLKIQTLAHSCASKFLSYAGKLQVINSIVFGLYNFWCGSLLLPKGICSAISVFCRQLFWGYNGGTKKQIFKSWQSICTPWEEGGFQVKDITAWNQASQSESLRGVLTARDTLISCLGGVHEAQSALNSCGAYGRFSVGKAYNLLRIKEHPTLCFRVVKSCLLLPRFKVILQLAIQRKLATTDLLNKRGWCLVNRCYLCKCQAESSRHLFFKCAYSFQVLSSVLSWFGVSFTTNQLHGLLIKAYNMKPRKHWRSRWFGCCVASTLIACGRNEIEEFLITVSKRLAALLERFKFSLVLYFLTNLSKISYGMQL is encoded by the exons ATGCCCAAACTTGTTGGTATGGAGCAGGCTGCCTTCATACCTGGGAGAAGCCTTCATGAGAACACTATGCTCACTCAAAGCCTGATTAAAGGGTATACTAGGAAACATCTCACTCCAAGGTGTATGCTAAAGGTTGACATTAGTAAAGCCTTTGACTCCTTACAATGggaatttttgaaaaatatgcTACTTGGTCTTGGTTTCCCTATGCTCTTCACTAGATGGATCCTAGGTTGTGTCACTGGGGCCTGGTATACCTTAAAACTTAATGGCTCTAACTATGGTTTTTTCAAAGGAAGGAGTGGGGTTAGGCAGG TCAGGAAAGCTACTGATACACTCCAGATCTTTTCCTACTGGTCTGGTTTGAAAGCTAGCTTTGAAAAGACTGAGGCTTACTTTGGTGGTGTTTCTAGTCAACTCAAGGTGCTGATCTTACAGGATACTGGCCTCAAAGAGGGGCAGTTCCCTTTCAGGTATCTGGGACTCCCCCTTAACCCATCTAGACTTACTAGTCCTATGTATGAAGCTTTGGTCCTCAAAATTCAAACCCTCGCTCATTCCTGTGCTTCTAAGTTTCTTTCTTATGCTGGTAAGCTCCAGGTTATTAACTCCATTGTATTTGGCTTATACAACTTCTGGTGTGGTAGTCTCCTCTTGCCAAAAGGCATTTGCAGTGCCATTTCAGTCTTTTGTAGGCAGCTCTTCTGGGGTTATAATGGGGGCACTAAGAAACAGATCTTCAAAAGCTGGCAAAGCATCTGTACTCCTTGGGAAGAGGGTGGTTTCCAGGTTAAAGACATCACTGCTTGGAATCAG GCCTCTCAGTCTGAGAGTCTTAGGGGAGTTCTCACTGCTAGAGATACTTTGATTAGCTGCTTGGGAGGGGTCCATGAAGCTCAATCTGCCTTGAACAGCTGTGGTGCCTATGGCAGGTTCTCTGTTGGCAAGGCTTACAACCTGCTCAGAATAAAGGAACATCCCACTCTATGCTTCAGAGTGGTTAAGAGCTGCCTTCTCCTCCCTAGATTTAAGGTCATTTTGCAGCTCGCAATTCAAAGGAAGCTTGCTACTACTGATTTGCTGAACAAACGAGGATGGTGTTTGGTCAATAGATGTTATCTCTGTAAGTGTCAGGCTGAGAGTTCCAGGCACTTGTTCTTCAAATGTGCGTATTCTTTCCAAGTGTTGTCCTCTGTCCTATCCTGGTTTGGTGTTTCTTTTACTACTAACCAGTTGCACGGCTTGCTTATCAAAGCTTACAATATGAAGCCTAGGAAGCATTGGAGATCTCGTTGGTTTGGTTGTTGTGTTGCTTCCACTCTCATCGCTTGTGGAAGGAACGAAATAGAAGAGTTTTTGATAACCGTGAGCAAGAGGCTTGCAGCATTACTAGAGAGATTCAAGTTCTCACTTGTTTTATACTTCTTAACAAATCTCTCAAAGATATCGTATGGGATGCAATTATAG